Proteins encoded together in one Mycobacterium sp. MS1601 window:
- a CDS encoding ribose-5-phosphate isomerase, with protein sequence MPSDLRIVVGCDDAGFEYKEALKADLLGDERVVEVTDVGVGSDEHTDYPHVAVAAARLVAEGKADRALLICGTGLGVAISANKVAGIRAVTAHDGFSVERSVLSNNAQVLCMGQRVIGLELARRLAREWLDYEFDPTSKSAAKVDAICGYEA encoded by the coding sequence ATGCCGTCGGATCTGCGCATCGTCGTCGGTTGTGACGATGCGGGTTTTGAGTACAAGGAAGCCCTCAAGGCGGACCTGTTGGGTGACGAGCGGGTGGTCGAGGTCACCGACGTGGGTGTGGGTTCCGATGAGCACACCGATTACCCGCATGTGGCGGTCGCGGCGGCCCGGCTGGTGGCCGAAGGCAAGGCCGATCGCGCCCTGCTGATCTGCGGTACCGGCCTCGGTGTGGCGATCAGCGCCAACAAGGTCGCCGGGATCCGGGCGGTCACTGCCCATGACGGGTTCTCCGTCGAGCGCTCGGTGCTGTCGAACAATGCGCAGGTGCTGTGCATGGGGCAGCGGGTCATCGGTCTGGAGTTGGCGCGTCGGCTGGCCCGCGAATGGCTGGACTACGAATTCGACCCCACCAGCAAGTCGGCCGCCAAGGTCGACGCCATCTGCGGCTACGAAGCCTGA
- a CDS encoding ABC transporter ATP-binding protein, whose protein sequence is MTVTQKSTTTTAQSLTLADLVKTYSSRGRDNVTAAKGINLAIEPGELIALLGPSGCGKTTTLRMIAGLETVTSGSIKIGDREISQLPAAKRGIGVGFESYALYPPMSIKDNLLYGLKARKVKGADQMVASICDRLEMNDLLDLRPAGLSSGQKQRVALARALVRNPPVLLLDEPLSHLDASARQRVRRELKVLQREFGYTTIVVTHDQVEALSLADRLAVMDAGVVQQFGTPDEVFDDPANLFVATFVGEPQINVLRGTARVNGGRVHVEIGSRAGSLETTVSGVPDGTRVTVGIRPQDCALTVAGDDSATGVTATVAFFEHLLEFGLATSTVAGMEEGIVVQTPAQESYQPEQRVTITAPAERVYLFDAENGARLR, encoded by the coding sequence GTGACCGTCACACAGAAGAGCACCACCACCACGGCGCAGAGCCTCACGCTGGCCGACCTGGTGAAGACGTACTCGTCGCGTGGCCGCGACAACGTGACCGCCGCCAAGGGCATCAACCTGGCCATCGAGCCGGGAGAACTGATCGCACTGCTGGGCCCATCGGGTTGCGGCAAGACCACCACGCTGCGGATGATTGCCGGACTGGAGACTGTCACCAGCGGATCCATCAAGATCGGTGACCGCGAGATCTCGCAGCTGCCCGCGGCCAAGCGTGGCATCGGCGTCGGCTTCGAGAGTTACGCGCTGTATCCGCCGATGTCCATCAAGGACAACCTGCTCTACGGCCTCAAGGCGCGAAAGGTCAAAGGCGCTGATCAGATGGTGGCCTCGATTTGCGATCGGCTGGAGATGAACGACCTGCTGGATCTGCGTCCGGCGGGGTTGTCCAGCGGCCAGAAGCAGCGCGTGGCGCTGGCGCGGGCGCTGGTGCGCAACCCACCGGTGCTGCTGCTGGACGAGCCGCTGAGCCACCTCGACGCCTCGGCACGTCAGCGTGTCCGACGCGAACTCAAAGTCCTGCAGAGGGAATTCGGTTACACCACCATCGTCGTCACCCACGACCAGGTGGAGGCGCTCTCGCTGGCCGACCGGCTGGCGGTCATGGACGCGGGCGTCGTACAGCAGTTCGGCACACCGGACGAGGTGTTCGACGATCCGGCCAACCTGTTCGTCGCGACGTTCGTCGGCGAGCCGCAGATCAACGTGCTCCGCGGCACGGCACGAGTGAACGGCGGCCGGGTTCACGTGGAGATCGGCAGCCGCGCCGGCTCGCTGGAAACCACCGTCTCGGGAGTCCCCGACGGCACCCGGGTGACCGTCGGTATCCGGCCGCAGGATTGTGCGCTGACGGTGGCCGGGGACGATTCTGCGACGGGTGTCACAGCCACCGTCGCGTTCTTCGAACACCTGCTGGAGTTCGGACTGGCGACCAGTACGGTTGCGGGTATGGAAGAGGGGATCGTCGTTCAGACTCCCGCACAGGAGAGCTATCAGCCCGAGCAGCGCGTGACGATCACCGCCCCGGCTGAGCGGGTCTACCTCTTCGATGCAGAGAATGGAGCCAGACTTCGATGA
- the speB gene encoding agmatinase, which yields MGHDHHHGPQRDLPPGMAEQLDLAYAGLASFGHRPFLTEVEQLDSWQPDVAIVGAPFDIATTNRPGARFGPRAIRATAYEPGTYHMDLGLEIFDWLEVVDFGDAYCPHGQTEVSHANIRERVHAVASRGIVPVVLGGDHSITWPSATAVADVHGYGNVGIVHFDAHADTADIIEGNLASHGTPMRRLIESGAVPGTHFVQVGLRGYWPPQDTFEWMLEQGMTWHTMQEIWDRGFKEVMNTAVSEALAKADKLYLSVDIDVLDPAHAPGTGTPEPGGITSADLLRMVRQLCYEHDVAGVDVVEVAPAYDHAELTVNAAHRVVFEALSGMAARRRDAAGGKPGHPSPLAR from the coding sequence ATGGGCCACGACCACCACCACGGACCGCAACGCGACCTCCCGCCAGGGATGGCAGAGCAACTCGACCTGGCGTATGCCGGGTTGGCGTCGTTCGGCCACCGGCCGTTCCTGACCGAGGTGGAGCAGCTCGATTCGTGGCAGCCCGACGTAGCGATCGTCGGTGCGCCCTTCGACATCGCGACCACCAACCGGCCTGGCGCCCGCTTCGGCCCGCGCGCCATCCGAGCCACCGCATATGAGCCCGGGACCTATCACATGGACCTCGGCCTGGAGATCTTCGACTGGCTCGAGGTCGTGGATTTCGGTGACGCGTACTGCCCGCACGGCCAAACCGAGGTGTCGCACGCCAACATTCGTGAGCGGGTTCACGCTGTGGCATCGCGCGGCATCGTGCCGGTGGTCCTGGGCGGTGACCATTCGATCACCTGGCCGTCGGCCACGGCGGTGGCCGACGTGCACGGCTACGGCAACGTCGGCATCGTGCATTTCGACGCGCACGCCGACACCGCCGACATCATCGAAGGCAACCTGGCCAGCCATGGCACGCCGATGCGTCGACTCATCGAATCCGGGGCGGTGCCGGGCACCCATTTCGTCCAGGTCGGGCTACGCGGCTACTGGCCGCCGCAGGACACCTTCGAATGGATGCTCGAGCAGGGCATGACATGGCACACCATGCAGGAGATCTGGGACCGCGGCTTCAAAGAGGTGATGAACACCGCGGTCAGTGAGGCGCTGGCGAAGGCGGACAAGCTGTACCTCTCCGTGGACATCGACGTGCTCGATCCGGCCCACGCCCCGGGCACCGGCACCCCTGAACCCGGCGGCATCACCAGTGCCGACCTGCTGCGCATGGTGCGCCAGCTCTGCTACGAGCACGACGTGGCCGGGGTCGACGTGGTCGAAGTGGCACCCGCCTACGACCACGCGGAGCTGACGGTGAATGCCGCGCACCGCGTGGTGTTCGAGGCGTTGTCCGGCATGGCGGCCCGACGCCGCGACGCCGCAGGCGGCAAGCCCGGACATCCCTCGCCGCTGGCGCGATGA
- a CDS encoding ABC transporter ATP-binding protein, with product MATIAVKDLQKTYGKTHAVNGISVDIADGEFFVILGPSGAGKTTTLKSIAGLVDVDSGSVSIAGVDMTMVEPYHRNVAMAFESYALYPQKTVSQNLASPLRSGRTGKYTEAQQSERIDQVTKTLGINHLLKRFPRELSNGQRQRVALGRVLVRPADVYLLDEPLSHLDAKLRAQMRAELKQLGAMSNTTTIYVTHDYQEALALGDRIGVMREGRLVQIGTPDEIWRSPADTFVAKALGQPEINIIDGVVDDGRINLGQNLTVAIPQDAIVSRGDRVRVGLRPSDIHVTSGEGSLHGRVLLAERLGRNIELTVDVGGAQLIVLTSGRHGVGEGDTVTMKIADENVHVFASGDGDTRRLSADIPLEAVK from the coding sequence ATGGCCACCATTGCGGTCAAGGATCTTCAGAAGACCTACGGAAAGACCCACGCGGTCAACGGGATCAGCGTCGACATCGCCGACGGCGAGTTCTTCGTGATCCTCGGACCCAGTGGTGCCGGCAAGACCACCACCTTGAAATCCATTGCCGGACTTGTCGACGTGGATTCCGGATCGGTGAGCATCGCCGGTGTCGACATGACCATGGTGGAGCCCTATCACCGCAACGTCGCCATGGCGTTCGAGAGCTATGCGCTGTACCCGCAGAAGACCGTCAGCCAGAACCTGGCCTCACCGCTGCGGTCGGGCCGCACCGGCAAATACACCGAAGCCCAGCAGTCCGAGCGTATCGATCAGGTCACCAAGACCCTCGGTATCAACCATCTGCTGAAGCGGTTCCCGCGAGAGCTGTCCAATGGTCAGCGTCAGCGTGTGGCACTGGGCCGGGTGCTGGTGCGCCCGGCCGACGTGTACCTGCTCGACGAACCGCTGAGTCACCTGGACGCCAAGCTGCGGGCGCAGATGCGCGCTGAGCTCAAACAGCTTGGTGCCATGAGTAATACCACCACCATCTATGTCACTCACGACTACCAGGAGGCGCTGGCCCTTGGTGACCGGATCGGCGTGATGCGCGAGGGCAGGCTGGTGCAGATCGGCACGCCCGACGAGATCTGGCGCAGTCCGGCCGACACCTTTGTCGCCAAGGCACTGGGTCAGCCGGAGATCAACATCATCGACGGTGTGGTGGACGACGGCAGGATCAACCTGGGGCAGAACCTCACCGTCGCGATTCCGCAGGACGCCATTGTCAGTCGTGGCGACCGGGTACGAGTCGGGTTGCGGCCCTCCGACATTCATGTCACCAGCGGTGAGGGATCGCTACACGGTCGGGTGCTGCTGGCCGAGCGACTGGGCCGCAACATCGAGCTCACCGTCGACGTGGGTGGTGCGCAACTGATCGTGCTGACCTCGGGCAGGCACGGCGTCGGAGAAGGCGACACCGTGACCATGAAGATCGCCGACGAGAATGTGCACGTTTTCGCATCCGGGGACGGCGACACCCGTCGGCTCAGCGCAGACATTCCCTTGGAGGCCGTGAAGTGA
- the derK gene encoding D-erythrulose 4-kinase, with translation MTKLFNDPARFTEDMLVGFLDANSRYVAGVPGGVVRATKTAPGKVAVVIGGGSGHYPAFCGTVGPGFADGAVVGNIFTSPSAEEAASVARAAHGDAGVLLTTGNYAGDVMNFGLAVSQLQSEGINAVYFAVTDDVASAPKGEEAKRRGIAGDFTVFKCASAAAEDGLDLDGVVRVAQAANAASRTLGVAFDGCTLPGADHPLFTVPEGQMGLGLGIHGEPGVADHPMPTAADLAKTLVDGVLEDFPENPSKRIAVILNGLGRTKYEELFVVWGTAAQLLRDKGFEIVEPEVGELVTSLDMAGCSLTIMWLDEELEKYWTAPADTPAYRKGAFSGESASAALGERRTDATADAAVDAPVLSELSDDEGRACGQFVAAAITAMAEMLAAAEDELGRIDAVAGDGDHGRGMVKGSSAARTAADKAAAEGGGTRSVLAAAGKEWAAKAGGTSGVLWGAFLSALGARIGDTGTPEAATVAAGIRDGYNALISLGGASPGDKTMLDALLPFTEDLERRVAAGEAWRDAWRSAAAVATEAAKATAEMRPKVGRARPLAERSIGTPDAGATSLAMCANTVAEVFTTEGAK, from the coding sequence ATGACCAAGTTGTTCAACGACCCTGCCCGGTTCACCGAGGACATGTTGGTTGGGTTCTTGGATGCCAATTCGCGGTATGTCGCCGGGGTTCCCGGTGGTGTGGTGCGGGCGACGAAGACGGCGCCGGGCAAGGTCGCGGTGGTCATCGGTGGCGGGTCCGGGCATTACCCCGCGTTCTGCGGCACGGTCGGTCCGGGTTTTGCTGACGGCGCCGTGGTCGGAAACATCTTCACCTCACCGTCGGCCGAGGAGGCTGCGTCGGTGGCCCGCGCCGCCCACGGTGACGCCGGGGTTCTGCTTACCACCGGCAACTACGCCGGTGACGTGATGAACTTCGGTCTGGCTGTCAGCCAGCTCCAGAGTGAGGGCATCAACGCGGTGTACTTCGCGGTCACCGACGACGTGGCCTCGGCACCCAAGGGTGAAGAGGCCAAGCGTCGCGGGATCGCGGGTGATTTCACGGTGTTCAAATGCGCCAGCGCGGCGGCCGAGGACGGGCTGGATCTCGACGGTGTGGTTCGGGTTGCCCAGGCGGCCAACGCTGCCAGCCGCACGTTGGGGGTGGCGTTCGACGGTTGCACCCTGCCGGGTGCCGATCATCCGTTGTTCACCGTGCCCGAGGGGCAGATGGGTCTGGGCTTGGGCATCCACGGTGAGCCCGGGGTGGCCGACCATCCGATGCCGACTGCCGCGGATCTGGCCAAGACGCTGGTTGACGGTGTTCTGGAGGACTTTCCGGAGAACCCGTCGAAGCGGATCGCGGTCATCCTCAACGGGTTGGGCCGCACCAAGTACGAGGAACTGTTCGTGGTGTGGGGCACTGCGGCACAGTTGTTGCGGGACAAGGGTTTCGAGATCGTCGAACCTGAGGTCGGGGAGCTGGTCACCAGCCTGGACATGGCCGGATGCTCGTTGACGATCATGTGGCTGGACGAAGAGTTGGAGAAGTACTGGACCGCGCCGGCCGACACACCGGCCTACCGCAAAGGCGCGTTTTCGGGGGAGTCGGCATCTGCGGCCCTGGGGGAGAGGCGCACCGACGCCACCGCCGATGCCGCGGTTGATGCCCCGGTGCTCTCGGAACTCTCCGATGACGAGGGTCGCGCATGTGGGCAGTTCGTCGCCGCCGCCATCACCGCGATGGCTGAGATGCTGGCCGCCGCTGAGGACGAGTTGGGGCGCATCGATGCGGTGGCCGGCGACGGCGATCACGGTCGCGGCATGGTGAAGGGCTCATCGGCGGCGCGCACGGCGGCGGACAAGGCGGCCGCTGAGGGCGGCGGTACCCGGTCGGTACTGGCCGCGGCGGGCAAGGAGTGGGCGGCCAAGGCCGGCGGCACGTCAGGGGTGTTGTGGGGCGCGTTCCTGTCTGCGCTCGGTGCCCGCATAGGTGACACCGGGACCCCGGAGGCGGCGACGGTGGCCGCCGGAATCCGTGACGGCTACAACGCACTGATCTCGTTGGGTGGTGCATCCCCCGGCGACAAGACGATGCTGGATGCGCTGTTGCCGTTCACCGAGGATCTGGAACGTCGCGTTGCTGCCGGCGAGGCGTGGCGCGACGCGTGGCGGTCCGCCGCAGCGGTGGCCACCGAGGCTGCCAAGGCGACAGCGGAGATGCGGCCCAAGGTCGGTCGCGCTCGGCCGTTGGCTGAGCGCAGCATCGGTACCCCGGATGCGGGGGCGACGTCGTTGGCCATGTGTGCCAACACCGTTGCCGAGGTGTTCACTACTGAAGGAGCGAAGTAA